The proteins below come from a single Necator americanus strain Aroian chromosome V, whole genome shotgun sequence genomic window:
- a CDS encoding hypothetical protein (NECATOR_CHRV.G20461.T2) — MNFTEKDVFVSDAARRLPRKGRLLCFVITTPKHHSTRVPAINETWLPRCDHGQFFTSLEMDSSIPHSTILAKIPDDYNYLFHKTLLSFYYAYTEISSEFDWYYKADDDTYVIMEHMYEYLATLDPNEPYYLGYNLKPYLPRGYNGGGAGYVLSRAALKLFLKRSYADRKTCPFDPYEDLGMGRCLQNIEIFPHDTRNEHGQERFHTYRPDDMYHGKIADKWHYHQQINGHRWIAPDLISLHHLTPDEIRTYDDLLYRMRSPQLSIFGDSPPSNNNETEPHDRQNERKETPKRDQLRGDQKRQTR; from the exons ATGAATTTCACTGAGAAGGATGTATTTGTATCGGATGCAGCTCGGCGATTACCCAGAAAGGGCAGACTGTTGTGTTTTGTTATAACCACACCAAAGCATCACAGTACACGT gtacCTGCAATAAATGAAACTTGGCTTCCACGTTGTGATCATGGCCAATTTTTTACAAGTCTAGAAATGGATTCCAGCATTCCGCACAGTACAATCTTAGCGAAAATTCCTGATGACTACAATTATTTGTTTCATAAAACACTTCTCTCATTTTATTATGCATATACGGAGATCTCAAGTGAATTCGATTGGTACTACAAG GCTGACGATGACACTTACGTGATTATGGAGCACATGTATGAGTATTTGGCAACGCTTGACCCGAACGAACCCTACTACTTGGGTTACAATCTTAAACCTTATCTG cCACGCGGCTACAATGGAGGTGGAGCTGGTTACGTTCTCAGTCGAGCAGCACTAAAATTGTTCTTGAAACGTTCGTATGCAGACAGAAAAACATGTCCCTTCGATCCCTATGAAGATCTTGGTATGGGAAG ATGCCTACAAAATATCGAAATATTTCCGCATGATACAAGAAATGAACATGGACAAGAGCGTTTTCATACATATCGTCCTGATGATATGTATCACGGAAAAATTGCAGACAAATGGCACTATCACCAGCAAATCAAC GGTCACAGGTGGATTGCTCCGGATCTGATTTCTCTGCACCATCTCACACCCGACGAAATTCGTACGTACGATGACTTGTTGTATCGCATGAGATCACCTCAGCTGTCAATTTTTGGGGATTCTCCACCCTCAAATAATAATGAGACCGAACCACATGATCGTCAAAACGAGAGGAAAGAAACGCCAAAGCGAGATCAACTTCGAGGAGATCAAAAGCGTCAAACAAGATAG